A genomic window from Abyssisolibacter fermentans includes:
- a CDS encoding S-layer homology domain-containing protein — MKKVLSLVLAFALVLGTFSMAFAATPSDVVGTDYEDAVERLMALGVVDGFTDGTIRPEDSITREQFAKLMVITLGMGDLVDYAKEDSLFVDVPATNWANGYINIASAKGLIKGYGDGTFGLGDEITYAQALTILVRALGYDDEGLSGKWPYNYIVKANELDITDDVAIVDGDAIRGNVFVLLNNTLDCNLVEKDEDGNYQNKKDEPKLLSKLGTDKVTGVVSSFDEDDMEIVVDGDKLTVEEGFDFEATFGLEITAWCDGDDVLTYTINDDVIYDAAAKDDDDVELINTDDTFEINKDAVVYIDGEKQTKVGTDKVDYDVDYAKVVLNDDDEIIFFDGHTLKPFVVENTNESKEIVYSYGDEVKFEDYTIIDKEGNTISFEDIEDGDIVFYNKGDEYAVVYNDSTSGELGKVYDDSFKMDGDEYAFGAYTKFVNKDDELDSITEDDLETMQDEGDVEIFFNPAGDVVFVAGDLGEEDTSSFYAMVTKDSEFFTPRDGKTWPVDIIKEDGNEADYDILEADFTDIVENISGGGDIDNKDIVKVTVDEDAELDTLEFSKIDKPSANFKTDKKYVDGIKLVSNAVVFDIEEYKTSDDVDDIEVSTWGEVKDDFDEVKDADIIAVDGDAVVIVIRETSRDANETDEYTGMITDLDYNAGDDEWDVEIDINGESKAFTTDADEFSDLEKLIDNDKVAEDALVTIHVDQETELIVDWDEATAGTTFEISKISTSKKTVEDTTTPDAKVYEFANDAVIYDKDMDEIDISDLEVGDNLIPYFAGETDDKSDRYLQYAVKTNSAPPTPEDGEGTITYIDGTKAVTEVTLVHGEELDVDVKFTNDSDANVSINKDDATYTIVNNADGTVEVASAKIGPSENIVILKGKTIKLGSIKEAGLGIGEYTVIVTITSGATTFDSELPVTVVESKDATLKALNVDATLVTGFDADTETYTVVLAEGTTTEPTVTATATCANADDVTITQATDVEGTEAERTATVVVTAEDKKATKTYTVVYVINHKPAVANVISDITANVVDGNITVDLAGVFEDADDDNLTYTVVSGTPATATAIVNDGEVIIVPVGTGTTIITVTANDGIDTFDTTFNVTLN; from the coding sequence ATGAAGAAAGTATTATCATTAGTACTTGCTTTCGCACTTGTATTAGGAACTTTCAGCATGGCTTTTGCTGCAACACCAAGTGACGTAGTTGGTACAGATTATGAAGATGCTGTTGAGAGATTAATGGCATTAGGAGTTGTTGATGGGTTCACTGATGGAACTATCAGACCAGAAGACTCAATAACAAGAGAGCAATTTGCAAAACTTATGGTTATTACATTAGGTATGGGAGATCTTGTAGACTATGCTAAAGAAGATAGTTTATTCGTAGACGTACCTGCTACTAATTGGGCAAATGGATACATTAACATAGCTTCTGCAAAAGGTTTAATCAAAGGTTATGGAGATGGAACATTTGGTTTAGGAGACGAAATAACTTACGCTCAAGCACTTACAATCTTAGTAAGAGCATTAGGTTATGATGATGAAGGTTTATCAGGAAAATGGCCTTACAACTATATAGTAAAAGCTAATGAACTAGACATCACTGATGATGTAGCTATAGTTGATGGCGATGCTATTAGAGGTAACGTATTTGTACTTTTAAACAACACTTTAGATTGTAACTTAGTTGAAAAAGATGAAGATGGTAACTATCAAAACAAGAAAGATGAACCAAAGTTATTATCTAAATTAGGAACAGACAAAGTTACTGGTGTTGTATCAAGCTTCGATGAAGATGATATGGAAATCGTTGTTGATGGAGACAAATTAACAGTTGAAGAAGGTTTTGATTTTGAAGCTACTTTCGGTCTAGAAATCACAGCTTGGTGCGATGGTGATGATGTTTTAACTTACACTATCAATGATGATGTTATCTATGATGCTGCTGCAAAAGACGATGATGATGTAGAATTAATAAATACAGATGATACATTTGAAATCAATAAAGACGCTGTTGTTTACATCGATGGTGAAAAACAAACAAAAGTTGGAACAGACAAAGTTGACTATGATGTTGACTATGCAAAAGTTGTTTTAAATGATGATGATGAAATAATATTCTTTGATGGTCACACTTTAAAACCTTTCGTAGTTGAAAATACTAACGAAAGCAAAGAAATAGTTTATAGCTATGGTGACGAAGTTAAATTTGAAGATTACACAATAATTGACAAAGAAGGTAACACAATATCATTCGAAGATATAGAAGATGGCGACATCGTGTTCTATAACAAAGGTGATGAGTATGCTGTAGTTTACAATGACTCTACAAGTGGAGAACTTGGTAAAGTATATGATGATTCTTTCAAAATGGATGGAGACGAATATGCTTTTGGTGCTTATACTAAATTCGTAAACAAAGATGATGAGTTAGATTCAATAACTGAAGATGATTTAGAAACTATGCAAGATGAAGGCGACGTTGAAATATTCTTCAATCCTGCTGGTGATGTAGTATTCGTTGCTGGAGATTTAGGAGAAGAAGATACATCTTCATTCTATGCTATGGTAACAAAGGATTCAGAATTCTTTACGCCTAGAGATGGTAAAACATGGCCAGTTGACATTATAAAAGAAGATGGAAACGAAGCTGATTATGATATACTTGAAGCTGATTTTACAGATATTGTAGAAAATATATCTGGTGGTGGAGATATAGACAACAAAGATATTGTAAAAGTAACAGTAGATGAAGATGCTGAATTAGATACTTTAGAATTTTCAAAAATTGATAAGCCATCAGCTAATTTTAAAACAGATAAAAAATATGTAGATGGTATAAAATTAGTAAGTAACGCAGTAGTATTTGATATAGAAGAATACAAAACTTCTGACGATGTTGATGATATCGAAGTTTCAACTTGGGGAGAAGTTAAAGATGATTTTGATGAAGTTAAAGATGCTGACATTATTGCAGTTGATGGAGATGCAGTTGTAATAGTAATTAGAGAAACTTCTAGAGACGCTAATGAGACTGATGAATACACTGGTATGATTACTGATTTAGACTACAATGCAGGTGATGACGAGTGGGATGTTGAAATAGATATAAATGGTGAGTCTAAAGCATTTACAACAGATGCTGATGAGTTTAGCGATTTAGAAAAATTAATAGACAATGATAAAGTTGCTGAAGATGCACTTGTAACTATTCATGTAGATCAAGAAACTGAACTAATAGTTGATTGGGATGAAGCAACAGCAGGTACTACTTTTGAAATTTCAAAAATTAGTACTTCTAAGAAAACTGTAGAAGATACTACTACTCCTGATGCTAAGGTTTATGAATTTGCAAACGACGCAGTTATCTATGATAAAGATATGGATGAAATAGATATTAGCGATTTAGAAGTAGGAGATAATTTAATCCCTTATTTCGCAGGTGAAACTGACGACAAGAGTGATAGATATTTACAATATGCTGTAAAAACTAATAGTGCACCTCCTACACCAGAGGATGGAGAGGGTACAATAACTTATATTGATGGTACTAAGGCTGTAACAGAAGTAACTCTTGTACATGGAGAAGAGTTAGACGTAGATGTTAAATTTACTAACGATTCAGATGCGAATGTTAGCATTAACAAAGATGATGCAACATATACAATTGTAAATAATGCTGATGGTACTGTTGAAGTAGCATCTGCGAAAATAGGTCCATCTGAAAATATAGTAATATTAAAAGGTAAAACAATAAAATTGGGTTCAATTAAAGAAGCAGGTTTAGGAATTGGAGAATACACAGTAATTGTAACAATTACTAGTGGTGCTACAACTTTTGATTCAGAATTACCAGTTACTGTAGTAGAAAGTAAAGATGCAACATTAAAAGCTTTAAATGTTGACGCAACTTTAGTAACTGGATTCGATGCAGATACTGAAACATACACTGTAGTATTAGCAGAAGGTACAACTACTGAACCTACTGTAACAGCAACAGCAACTTGTGCAAATGCAGACGATGTAACAATAACACAAGCAACAGATGTTGAAGGTACTGAAGCAGAACGTACTGCAACTGTTGTAGTAACAGCAGAAGATAAAAAAGCAACTAAGACTTATACAGTAGTATATGTTATCAACCATAAGCCAGCAGTAGCGAATGTTATAAGTGATATTACAGCAAACGTTGTTGATGGAAATATAACTGTTGATTTAGCAGGAGTATTTGAGGATGCAGATGATGACAACTTAACTTACACTGTAGTTAGTGGCACACCTGCTACAGCAACTGCTATAGTTAATGATGGCGAAGTAATAATTGTACCTGTTGGAACTGGTACAACTATAATTACTGTAACAGCTAATGATGGTATAGATACTTTTGATACTACATTTAATGTAACACTTAATTAA
- a CDS encoding CTP synthase: protein MSTKYIFITGGVVSSLGKGITAASLGQLLKSRGLNVTIQKFDPYINVDPGTMSPYQHGEVFVTDDGAETDLDLGHYERFIDINLGKSNNVTTGKVYWSVITKERKGDYLGGTVQVIPHITNEIKERVYRVSKEKKVDVVITEIGGTVGDIESLPFLEAIRQVKYDVGRDNVMYIHVTLVPYLAKAGEIKTKPTQHSVKELRSIGIQPDVIVCRTEKPLTIEVKEKIGLFCNLDHNNVVQNLDADTLYEVPLMLEKEGLPQMVIKRLNLQCEKPNLKPWTDMVNKSKNPQGKVKIALVGKYVELKDAYLSVAEALRHAGIANDVEIDIDWIHSEHIDDANCTEKLQGVDGILVPGGFGDRGIEGKICATKYARENNIPFLGICLGMQMSVVEFARNVAGLKGAHSSELDETTQYPVIDIMPEQLDIEDKGGTMRLGLYPCKILKGSKAEQAYGESLVYERHRHRYEFSNQYRETLEQKGLIISGISPDERLVEIVELKEHPWFVAAQFHPEFKSRPTRSHPLFRDFIKASKESKM from the coding sequence ATGTCTACCAAATACATCTTTATAACAGGTGGAGTTGTATCATCATTAGGAAAAGGAATAACAGCAGCGTCATTAGGACAGTTATTAAAAAGCAGAGGTTTAAACGTAACAATACAAAAATTTGATCCATATATAAATGTAGATCCGGGTACAATGAGTCCGTATCAGCATGGTGAAGTATTTGTAACAGATGATGGAGCAGAAACAGACTTAGATTTAGGTCATTACGAAAGATTTATAGATATAAACTTAGGCAAGAGTAATAATGTAACAACAGGAAAAGTATATTGGTCAGTAATCACAAAAGAAAGAAAAGGCGATTACTTAGGTGGGACAGTACAGGTAATACCTCATATAACAAACGAAATCAAAGAAAGGGTCTATAGAGTATCAAAAGAAAAAAAAGTAGATGTAGTAATAACAGAAATAGGAGGAACAGTAGGCGATATAGAGAGTTTACCATTTTTAGAAGCAATCAGACAGGTGAAATATGATGTAGGCAGAGACAATGTAATGTATATACACGTTACATTAGTGCCATATCTAGCAAAAGCAGGCGAAATAAAAACAAAACCTACACAACACAGCGTAAAAGAACTGAGAAGCATAGGAATACAACCAGACGTAATAGTATGTAGAACAGAAAAACCACTTACAATAGAAGTAAAAGAAAAGATAGGTCTTTTCTGCAACCTCGATCATAACAACGTAGTGCAAAACTTAGATGCTGATACACTTTATGAAGTACCACTTATGTTAGAAAAAGAAGGACTACCTCAAATGGTAATAAAGAGATTAAACCTACAATGTGAAAAACCAAATCTAAAGCCTTGGACAGATATGGTCAACAAATCCAAAAATCCACAAGGCAAAGTAAAAATAGCACTAGTAGGAAAATACGTAGAATTAAAAGATGCTTACCTTTCAGTAGCAGAAGCACTAAGACATGCAGGGATAGCAAACGATGTAGAGATAGATATAGATTGGATACATTCAGAACACATAGACGATGCAAATTGCACAGAGAAGCTCCAAGGGGTAGACGGTATACTAGTGCCGGGAGGTTTTGGAGACAGAGGAATAGAAGGAAAGATATGTGCAACAAAATATGCCAGAGAAAACAACATACCATTCTTAGGAATATGCTTAGGTATGCAGATGTCAGTAGTAGAGTTTGCGAGAAATGTAGCAGGCTTGAAAGGAGCACACAGCTCAGAATTAGATGAAACAACGCAGTATCCAGTAATAGATATAATGCCGGAACAGCTCGATATAGAAGACAAAGGCGGTACAATGAGATTAGGTTTATATCCATGTAAGATACTCAAAGGCTCAAAAGCAGAGCAGGCATATGGTGAAAGCCTAGTATATGAAAGACATAGACACAGATATGAATTTAGCAATCAATACAGAGAAACTTTAGAGCAAAAGGGACTTATCATCAGTGGAATATCACCAGATGAAAGATTAGTAGAAATAGTCGAGCTAAAAGAACATCCGTGGTTTGTAGCAGCACAATTCCACCCAGAGTTCAAATCAAGACCAACCAGAAGCCATCCATTATTCAGAGATTTCATCAAAGCATCAAAAGAAAGCAAAATGTAA
- a CDS encoding S41 family peptidase: MIKNKRTGKIIGLVVVLALVIVLTSGSVIAREKNDDLENGLVFLGKLINYVEANYVDEIDTNTLLEGAYKGVFEQLDEHSNFYTPEEFRKLTQDTSGNFGGIGVTVTVKDGYLTVMNTIDGGPSAKAGIRAKDKIVTVDDVNIVDYTLYDAVDLIKGKVGTKVKIGVIREKQESIQNYELERTLIKENPITTKIIRDDIGYIKLKRFNSNTNKEMNKVLKEFDDKKIKKLIIDLRNNGGGYLNQVSMVLQNFVPKGPIVHIKNADGTVETKYSELENKKYELVVLVNGGSASASEIFAGAIQDTRAGKIVGTTTYGKGSVQEVIPLVNEAGFKITKAEYFTPNNNKVDKVGITPDVIVKDIFDYLDEEIETILIEKLDGKKKCSIGSVALEVLATEEILDFMGYDIKTVDGVLDKRTEQCLKEFQHDNNLTTDGVLNSDTQAMLVEALIEYVNSDAMDKQLNKAIEILENK; encoded by the coding sequence ATGATAAAAAATAAAAGAACGGGCAAAATAATTGGATTAGTAGTAGTTTTGGCATTAGTAATAGTGTTAACCTCAGGTTCAGTGATAGCCAGAGAGAAAAATGATGATTTAGAAAATGGTTTAGTATTTTTAGGTAAGCTTATAAATTATGTAGAAGCAAACTATGTAGATGAAATAGATACAAATACGCTTTTAGAAGGAGCGTACAAAGGAGTCTTTGAGCAATTAGACGAACACAGCAATTTTTATACACCAGAAGAATTTAGAAAGCTTACACAAGATACCTCAGGTAACTTTGGAGGTATAGGAGTAACAGTAACAGTAAAAGACGGTTATTTAACAGTAATGAACACAATAGATGGAGGACCTAGTGCCAAAGCTGGAATAAGAGCAAAAGACAAGATAGTAACAGTAGATGATGTAAATATAGTAGATTATACCTTATATGATGCAGTGGACCTTATAAAAGGGAAAGTAGGAACAAAAGTAAAAATAGGTGTAATAAGAGAAAAACAAGAATCAATCCAAAACTATGAATTGGAAAGAACATTAATAAAAGAGAACCCTATAACCACAAAAATAATAAGAGACGATATAGGCTATATTAAATTGAAGAGATTCAATTCAAACACAAACAAAGAAATGAATAAGGTACTAAAAGAATTTGATGATAAAAAAATAAAGAAACTTATAATAGATTTAAGAAATAACGGTGGAGGATACTTAAACCAAGTATCAATGGTTTTACAAAACTTCGTTCCAAAAGGACCAATAGTTCACATCAAAAATGCAGATGGAACGGTAGAAACGAAATATTCAGAGTTAGAAAATAAAAAATACGAATTAGTAGTCTTAGTAAATGGCGGTAGTGCAAGTGCTTCAGAAATATTCGCAGGAGCAATACAAGATACAAGAGCAGGAAAAATAGTAGGAACAACAACCTATGGAAAAGGATCAGTTCAAGAAGTTATACCATTAGTAAACGAAGCAGGCTTTAAAATAACAAAAGCAGAATACTTTACACCAAATAACAACAAAGTTGACAAGGTAGGTATTACACCAGATGTAATAGTAAAAGATATATTTGATTACTTAGACGAAGAAATAGAAACAATATTAATAGAAAAATTAGATGGAAAGAAAAAATGTTCAATAGGTTCAGTAGCATTAGAAGTACTAGCAACAGAAGAAATACTAGACTTCATGGGCTATGACATAAAAACCGTAGATGGAGTATTGGATAAAAGAACAGAGCAATGCTTAAAAGAATTCCAACATGACAACAACTTGACAACAGACGGAGTATTAAACAGCGATACACAAGCAATGTTAGTAGAAGCATTAATAGAGTACGTAAACAGTGATGCAATGGACAAACAGTTAAACAAAGCAATAGAAATACTCGAAAACAAATAG
- a CDS encoding ABC transporter permease produces MAQKKSIHSFLARWWFTARMAAHGILSNPLRSALTILGVAIGVASVVCLMGIGEGARLAVVEQFKSLGANVISINVHEPTLEFKPEEIADLVDRVQGMDLATPVINTKANMKWKRARGSMKLIGVNEQYPDIRDHELLTGHFFTKWHVLQRSPVAVLGYNIGTQLNGGRSPVGRSISLNGNSYRIIGVLDKKGSGNANDVDNKVVIPYTSAQKIAEKRTIEEIWAKAGSADEADLAVVQLGRIIKRKLGLDQNAPTVHRDTGGEGGEGGESEGGVAIEDDGSSKPIPPREKPKKQELPGAGEDVITITNLNQLVEEADNANRVMTLLLGGIAAVSLLVGGLGIMNIMLVAVTERTEEIGVRRALGAKKADLLIQFLLEALFVSIIGAITGIVAGIWGMNVFDGHGFNTAVSIQSIKIATVVALGSGLLFGVYPAVSASSVPPVEALRRQ; encoded by the coding sequence ATGGCTCAAAAAAAGAGTATACATTCCTTCTTAGCTAGATGGTGGTTTACTGCTAGAATGGCGGCTCATGGTATACTATCAAATCCATTAAGATCTGCACTTACAATACTAGGAGTAGCAATAGGGGTTGCATCAGTAGTATGCTTGATGGGTATAGGTGAAGGAGCTAGACTTGCAGTAGTAGAGCAGTTTAAAAGCTTAGGTGCGAATGTTATATCTATTAATGTTCATGAACCAACATTAGAATTTAAACCTGAGGAAATAGCTGATCTAGTAGATAGAGTACAGGGAATGGATTTGGCAACACCTGTAATTAACACAAAAGCCAACATGAAATGGAAACGTGCTAGAGGGAGTATGAAGCTAATAGGAGTAAACGAACAGTATCCTGATATAAGAGATCATGAATTACTAACCGGACACTTTTTTACCAAGTGGCATGTTTTGCAGCGGTCTCCCGTCGCAGTACTGGGATACAATATAGGAACTCAGCTAAACGGTGGTAGAAGTCCAGTAGGACGTAGTATCTCCTTAAATGGAAATAGTTATAGAATAATAGGCGTACTTGACAAAAAAGGATCAGGTAACGCAAATGATGTAGATAACAAAGTAGTTATACCATATACATCAGCTCAAAAAATAGCAGAAAAAAGAACCATAGAAGAGATTTGGGCAAAAGCAGGTTCAGCAGATGAAGCTGACTTAGCAGTAGTACAGCTTGGAAGGATTATAAAGAGAAAGCTAGGTTTAGACCAAAATGCTCCAACCGTTCATAGAGACACAGGCGGTGAAGGTGGAGAAGGCGGAGAAAGTGAAGGCGGCGTAGCAATAGAGGATGATGGAAGCAGCAAGCCAATACCACCAAGAGAAAAACCAAAAAAACAAGAACTGCCTGGAGCTGGTGAAGATGTAATAACAATAACAAACTTAAACCAATTAGTAGAAGAAGCAGATAACGCAAACAGAGTTATGACACTGTTACTAGGAGGTATAGCAGCAGTATCGTTATTAGTTGGTGGTTTAGGTATAATGAATATCATGCTTGTAGCAGTAACAGAAAGAACAGAAGAAATAGGAGTTAGAAGAGCATTAGGAGCAAAAAAAGCAGACTTATTGATTCAATTCCTACTAGAAGCATTATTTGTAAGTATCATAGGTGCAATTACAGGTATAGTAGCAGGAATTTGGGGCATGAATGTATTTGATGGTCATGGTTTCAATACAGCAGTAAGTATACAGTCAATCAAGATAGCGACAGTAGTTGCACTTGGTAGTGGATTACTATTTGGAGTATATCCAGCAGTATCAGCATCATCAGTTCCACCTGTAGAAGCATTGAGAAGACAATAG
- a CDS encoding efflux RND transporter periplasmic adaptor subunit, translated as MFQRVLMIILILAVVIFGGFYAYNELVPNNDVAEAQGPIYSTQDVVKGNISVGVDTSGRVNETHGGGIKIPGDRYSGTQINYVIEKVFVEDGDSVKKDQLLVRLSSPDLDSKIKEAKDRLKSKREQLADMTGVSIDEVDDINPSKGITIKSPIDGRVINLDAEEGDELKLGHVVSRIVDDSKFIVRAKVSPVEYKLVKAGSEVELKFANFEGTYKAIVKEINKNAVPDVDNNGTAKGFVHWMTIEGDNPGLIQPNMQVQVGVRDEVNKDTVLFFTNQGNVEGFGEEKRVLNRAEGIVTQVFVHNMDIIKKGDNIVSMAGADMQKSIQDKLDEIFELKRQINDLNSKFDNLDVKASMDGMIGYLEAEEGESARAGGWIGSIFDTGRMMMWTQVDDIDILNVKQDAPVEVTVDAMPGEVFEGKVMHVNTRGDNNNGVTNYEVSIEVYGNEKLKPGMQANAFIDAGSAEGVLLIPLEALFEEDGKSMVEVLQEDGSAKLTQVKIGLMNDREAEVTEGLKEGDKVITGSSADLLPSQHIKSKDPILPDKNDDNNDGSDNNDDSESNE; from the coding sequence ATGTTTCAACGTGTATTAATGATAATTTTAATATTAGCAGTAGTTATTTTCGGAGGGTTTTATGCATACAACGAATTAGTACCAAATAATGACGTAGCAGAGGCTCAAGGACCAATATATTCAACACAGGATGTTGTAAAAGGAAATATTTCAGTAGGGGTAGATACTTCAGGAAGGGTTAATGAAACACATGGTGGTGGAATAAAAATCCCTGGAGACAGATACTCAGGAACACAAATTAACTATGTTATAGAGAAAGTATTTGTAGAAGATGGAGATAGTGTTAAAAAAGATCAATTATTAGTTAGACTAAGTTCACCAGATTTAGATTCAAAGATAAAAGAAGCAAAAGATAGACTAAAATCAAAAAGAGAACAATTAGCAGATATGACAGGCGTATCTATAGATGAGGTTGATGATATCAATCCTTCAAAAGGTATAACAATAAAATCACCAATAGATGGTAGAGTAATAAACCTTGATGCAGAAGAAGGAGACGAATTAAAGCTTGGACACGTTGTAAGTAGAATAGTAGACGATTCAAAATTTATAGTAAGAGCAAAAGTATCACCTGTAGAATACAAATTAGTTAAAGCAGGTTCAGAGGTAGAGCTTAAATTTGCAAACTTCGAAGGTACATACAAAGCAATAGTTAAAGAAATCAACAAAAACGCAGTACCTGATGTAGATAACAATGGTACAGCAAAAGGCTTCGTTCATTGGATGACAATAGAAGGAGATAATCCAGGACTTATTCAACCAAACATGCAAGTTCAAGTAGGTGTAAGAGATGAAGTAAACAAAGACACGGTATTATTTTTCACTAATCAAGGAAATGTAGAAGGTTTTGGAGAAGAAAAGAGAGTTCTAAATAGAGCAGAAGGTATTGTAACACAAGTATTCGTTCACAACATGGATATCATAAAAAAAGGTGACAATATAGTTTCAATGGCTGGAGCAGACATGCAGAAATCAATTCAAGATAAATTAGACGAAATATTTGAATTAAAAAGACAAATAAATGATTTAAACAGTAAGTTTGATAATTTGGACGTAAAAGCTTCTATGGATGGTATGATTGGATACTTGGAAGCAGAAGAGGGCGAATCAGCTAGAGCTGGAGGATGGATAGGCTCTATATTTGACACAGGTAGAATGATGATGTGGACACAAGTAGACGATATAGACATACTAAACGTAAAACAAGACGCTCCAGTAGAAGTAACAGTCGATGCAATGCCAGGAGAAGTATTTGAAGGTAAAGTAATGCATGTAAATACAAGAGGAGATAATAACAACGGTGTTACAAATTATGAAGTTTCAATAGAAGTATATGGTAATGAAAAGCTTAAACCGGGAATGCAAGCAAATGCATTTATAGATGCTGGTAGTGCAGAAGGCGTATTATTGATACCATTAGAAGCTTTATTTGAAGAAGATGGCAAATCAATGGTAGAAGTTCTTCAAGAAGATGGATCAGCGAAACTTACACAAGTAAAAATAGGTTTAATGAATGATAGAGAAGCAGAAGTTACAGAGGGACTTAAAGAAGGTGATAAGGTTATAACAGGAAGTAGTGCAGACTTACTTCCAAGTCAGCATATTAAATCAAAAGACCCTATTTTACCAGATAAAAATGATGATAACAATGATGGTTCTGATAATAATGACGATTCAGAATCAAATGAATAG
- a CDS encoding ABC transporter ATP-binding protein: MLELKGITRSYNTGQIKVQALKGVDLTIDKGDFVSIMGPSGSGKSTILNLIGCLDLPTKGTYKINGVHVEKLRDGKLAEIRNQFIGFVFQRFHLLSNLNALENVELPLIYQGIYGKERKVRAKEALKAVGLEDRMNHLPSQLSGGQQQRVAIARALASKPALILADEPTGALDTASGKKIMDIFTELNENTGITIVQVTHEREIALYGHKIYHLRDGLVENIEEVTQKSK, from the coding sequence ATTTTAGAACTAAAAGGGATAACACGTAGTTATAATACGGGACAAATAAAAGTTCAAGCTCTAAAGGGCGTGGATTTAACTATAGACAAAGGAGATTTCGTTTCAATAATGGGTCCATCCGGTTCAGGTAAATCTACAATATTAAATCTAATTGGCTGTTTAGATTTGCCAACAAAAGGGACATATAAGATTAACGGAGTACATGTAGAAAAATTGAGAGATGGAAAACTAGCAGAAATCAGAAATCAATTTATTGGCTTTGTATTTCAAAGGTTCCATTTGTTATCAAATCTTAATGCCTTAGAAAATGTTGAACTACCCCTGATTTATCAAGGGATATACGGAAAAGAAAGAAAAGTAAGAGCAAAAGAGGCATTAAAAGCAGTAGGACTAGAAGATAGAATGAATCACTTGCCTTCACAGCTTTCAGGGGGTCAGCAGCAGAGAGTTGCTATAGCCAGAGCCTTAGCTAGTAAACCTGCATTAATATTGGCTGACGAACCAACAGGAGCATTAGATACAGCATCAGGTAAAAAAATAATGGATATATTTACAGAACTAAACGAGAATACAGGCATAACAATTGTCCAAGTAACACATGAAAGAGAAATAGCTCTTTATGGACACAAAATATACCATCTTAGAGATGGGTTAGTAGAAAATATTGAAGAAGTAACACAAAAGTCGAAATAG